The sequence below is a genomic window from Gossypium hirsutum isolate 1008001.06 chromosome A11, Gossypium_hirsutum_v2.1, whole genome shotgun sequence.
aaaaaaaaagtagcaGTAGCAGTAGTAGCAGAATAAGAAAAGACTGTAAAAAAAAGTATTATTTGCCTAAGTTGGTGGGGTCTTAGTCTTTGCCATTGAAACTCCATGTCTCTATGAAAATAGATGAGCTGAGTATCTTCTTCTACTGAACGGTTACCTTCAGAACCAGTTGCTCATCTTTCTCTTCTGCTTGGGTGGTATATAGTGCTCATTCTATTCTTTACACAATTTCTGCGTTGAATGTTCTCTCTTGTGGCTTGCCACTTGTATCGCATTTTtcttatttgaaataaaaagaaaaaagaaatttggaTGAGACTGCTGAAACAACAATTTACCTGAAAATTTTCTAATTGCAGGTTATGTATCATGATGGGTGTGATCTTGCTTGTGAGCTCGACGAGACTGATGCAGCACCTTTCATGGCCATTGCAGAACTTAATACCAAGTGGAGCAGACTGAAATTTCAGTCTGAGGAAAATAGGGTCTCATCGAGTCAAGGATCCTAGCCCAGCTGTTGTTATCCCTACAGCAACATTGCACCATCTGATTCCAACACCGGCTAAGGCATAAGCAGACAAATATGACGATCTCCGATCAACTTTTGAATCTTCAGTCTAGGTATTGTTTCCATTTTAGAGGGCATGAAATTTTTTAAGATCACTCTCTCATTGAGTATTGCATATGGGCATGCAATGGATGAGCTGAGTATTGTATATGTGGATGAATCTCTACCCGTCTCTATGAAAATTCTAGGATTTCAACAAATTAGACAAATAAGACATTTTTTTTACAGTCTCTTCTTCTTCTATTGCTACTACTTCTTTTTTACAGTCTCTATGAAAATTCTAGTGCACCAACTTAGGCAAATAATACTTTTTTTTAGAGTCTTTTCTTATTTTACTGCTATTGCTGctgcttcatcttcttcttctctgtTAAAGggcttttttagggtttttttttcaattttttcatccaacgtggcaagttaactggccacgtcagctagttaacttgccacatcagcAGACTGTTAAGACAGTAACGGAAACTGTTAGTCAGTGACTGTTTTGTCATTTTTTTATAacgttagtgactgttttgttatttttcaaaagttaggtgactgaaatgaaacctaggtgactATTTTGTTAACTACCTTAAGGTTGAgcgactgttggtgtaatttgccctttttttattgattttaatttaaaataggcTTATTCATAGGTTGGGCTACCTGCTCAAGTTCGGAGGTTCACCTAAATTTTGGAAGGATTTGGGAAAAATTATTAGacccatttaaaatatgagttggcttaagcttgaacattcaaggcttaAGCTTGATCCAACCCATTTTTAAatgtcatattttatattatgtaatttataacaaataaaaattaaatatataatagtatACAATATTACCATAacgtaaacattaaaaaaatgtaacgatgattatatttaaaattttaataaaaaaaatgtaaatgttagAATAGAAAGATACATAATTTAGGAagtaatagaaaattttaactttaaaaaataagtttttctgCTGTCATGGGATAATATTATGTCAAACAACTATAGGATTTTTTCCTTACATGTTATTCaagatttaataaattaattttttgttatttaaaattaaaaaataaaacagaatactAATGcttatttagtaaattttttccCATATTTGTACTTTTACGTATACTATTTTTTAACGTTACGtgtttttatttaacaaataaaatatttttataaaattataattataattaacattattaaaattattaaacataatcaaaatatactaactattttgataattaaaatattacaacaatAAACAAACTTCAAACTATAATTAAAGTTTGGAtggtaataataatgaaattaaaaaaaaaaatcttgtacAACTCAACATCGAATCATTTACATTATAATGGACGTGTAATTTAAAATAGATATCAAATTTAAGAGTAAAAAATAAGGATTAAAAGTTGAAAACGCATATTACAAGTGAATTTATTATTACAAACAAGAACATAAATTGTCTTCAATGTCACTTTATAATCTTCCCTTGATTGGGAAGTAATTATTACAAGTATATCACTCATATAGGTTTCGCCATTCATTGGGCCACAATTTTGCGAACCAACACCTTACAAAGAGCAACACATTGTTGACACTGAACTTTGTGAACATACATACACATGATATGTGAAACTCCTACAATCTATAACTTTGTGAATATACATACACATGATATGTGAAACTCCTACAATCTATCTCGTCAAAGATAAATGTTGTGTCTTTATATAGCTCACACGTGGACCTTACTTAGTTATCTCCATCCCATCACTGTTTATTTGCAGGACTATAGTTCTCCTCAAGTGACTGAGATAGAACTTGCGCTGTACACATTTTAAGACCCAAGGCTAAAAAGAGGATCACCCTCACTCATAAATACTTACCATTATCCCTAAAAATGATTCATGTTTCTCCATTGCATAACACTTTCTTCACTTACAACTCTTTGTACATCCTTAACCGTGTGAGCTTTCACATCTCCTCTTTCCCTTATTcatctttaataaaaataaataaatagttgaataataaataaatataattatgaataaaatcaaaatataaaaataaataattatgaatgaaataaacaaataaataaatgaatgcaataattaaaagtaaaaatgtttTAAATCTCATTGTTATACATGCCTACAACCAAGTCagttttttaatattctttatgtCCTTTTTATGTTAATGTTCGAGATTTGTGGTTACTTCTCTTAACAATATCGTCTCCAGTATTTGAACTTATGTCTCCCCTTAAGAATTCAATATATTCTACCATTACATCCAACACTTATTGATTCAAACAACTTGATCTTTCTATTTTatacttaatattaaattttattattttattttattaagaaaattagTTTATGAAGAATTCCGAatataaacaacaaaataaacatgtaatatatatatatatataagacttGCATTTCTGAGCAATCtctattgtttaaaaaaaattaatttataaaaattaacctgaaaaacaattttattagtaaaattatgaaaaattttaattatggatcataatataatgataaatttgattttaaatccCTAGAGGAAAAAAAAggactataaaataaaatttgatacaGGTAATGTATCTCCCTTGATGATGAAATGATTGATGAAAGTGGTGGGTTTGGCATAAATCCATGTGGAGCACATAATCTTTTGAATCCCcaaatcggtttatcaaaaaacTTGTCTGTAAATacattcataattttttatattatacaaaACCATGGTGCTACTTTCCATGCATGACAACATAAGGAATGTCCCTACAAAATAATAAGGACATAATTTGAGtgcatattattttatataaggaAACTGCCCCTTTGCACATGGTTTCCAGCCTTCTCCACCTTCACTTATGCCTTGCATTATTACCCTTTCATCTATTATCTCTAAttattcacacacacacacacatatatatatctcatattGGATTCTTACTATATAATAATTGCTAGAAGCCAGATAGGTACATGTGAATATATATCAAGAAATgggctataattttttttaaagaaggaatAGTGTTTGGTGAGCAAGAAAATGGAGTTCAATATTTCATTATTATGATCCATCTAGCTTTCTCTCTTAGAAAGTTCCAAGTTGTCTATTttcccctttttaaaaaaaaaaaattggtaaactCTATAACATGAACATGAAGAGATGCTTTTCTTTTctgcaaaaaggaaaaaaaatcatgttttagggaaaaaaatgatatttatacTTATGTCTGCTCATGCACAATAGTAATTTATCATTACAGTTCGAACAATACTTGTATatcataattataaatttaataatagtttACGAATAAATTTTTATGTGTGATTCGTATCATTtatgtaaatataaatacaataaaaataattacatgtatcgaaattttaaatatatttttatgtttattgaatctattaaaattaattatctcaaattaaaattttgattgggGAATGGATTGGGAAATGGACAACTCAGTTTAAAATATTCTCTGTACTGTGTAAGAATAAATAATTGGTATGTTCTTTGGCTTTATTATTAAACCCTTATAATTATGGTATAATGATAGAGAATGATTGTGAGAAATGTTGCTTTGTTTAGAAGCCAAAAActacatatttataaaaaaaaatgcaaataaaaGAGATAAATTCAACCAggtaaaatacatatatatataattgctttGATACTGTCAAAAACcaatatttaatgaaaaataaaaagtggGACTTAATGATAGCTTTAATTTCCACCATGAAACAGGAAAAAGAActtgagaaaatatttttaactagTTAATCACCCACGTTGGGTTGACTTATACTATGATAAatgattgaagaagaaaaatataaagaacaatcTCTGGGAACACATTCCATCCATGTTTTAGTGTCTTGGAGATTTGTAATAAGTCCAAAGCTTTACAGTCATTAATGGTAGATAATTATCTGGTGTCAATCCCAAGATCCCACGAActgatattaaattaatcaatctaccCTGGTCACTGAGTTTTATTAACTATTACTAAGCTAATAAATTATTCTCATATGTCCTATATATTAACTTTCTTGGTCATCGTCTAGCTCCTTTGTTCCACCATACCTAAAAATGCAAAACTTTTAGTAGGAACAAACTTAGAACAcaagatttttctttttttcttttttttttttaaatggaaccCAAATCTTGCTTGCTGTTCTTCTTCTGTTGCATTGGTCTCTTTCTGGTTATTGCAGAGGGTGCTAATAGCATTCCAGTGCCAAATGATGAAGAATCAACCTTACTTTTGATGAAAAGAAGTTTGATCGATCCGTTGAAGAAGCTCGAAGATTGGAAAGCGGTGACTAATGCGGCGGAAACCAGATTGGCTCATTGTAACTGGACTGGTGTTTGGTGTAACTCCAGAGGCTTTGTTGAGAAACTTGATCTTTCTAATATGAATCTCAGTGGCATTGTATCGGATCGTATTCAAGGTCTGCGCGGTCTCTCGATTCTCAACCTTTACAACAACAGTTTCGATACGTCTTTGCCAAAGTCATTTGCGAATCTCACTTCACTGAAGAGCGTTGATGTGAGTCAAAACAACTTCATTGGCGGCTTTCCAACAGGTCTTGGGATGGCTTCAGGATTGACTTATGTGAATGCATCAATCAACAATTTCTCAGGGTTTCTCCCCGAGGATCTTGGTAATGCAACTTCACTTGAAACTTTAGATTTCAGAGGCAGTTTCTTGGAGGGCACGATTCCTACATCTTTCAAGAATTTGCAGAAACTGAAGTTTCTTGGGCTTTCAGGCAATAATCTGACCGGAAAGCTTCCGAGAGAGCTCGGACAACTTTCAGCATTGGAAACTATCATTCTCGGTTACAACGAGTTCGTAGGGGAAATACCAGAAGAATTTGGCAATCTCACCAATCTTCAGTACCTTGATTTGGCTGTTGGAACTCTCAGTGGTCAAATCCCATCATCATTGGGTAGGCTTAAACAGCTAACTACAGtttatttgtataaaaataatttcacagGAAGGATCCCACCAGAGCTTGGCAATGCTACTTCGTTGGTTTTCTTGGATCTTTCTGATAACCAGATATCAGGAGAGATACCAGTAGAGTTAGCAGAGTTGAAGGATTTGCAGCTATTGAATTTGAACACAAATCAGTTGAATGGTTCAGTTCCTGTTAAACTTGGAGAATTGACCAAACTAGAGGTACTTGAGCTATGGAAAAATTCATTCACAGGTTCTTTGCCGATGAATCTCGGACGAAACTCGCCTTTACAGTGGTTAGATGTgtcatcaaattcattgtcaggTGAGATTCCACCAGGTTTATGTGATTCAGGAAATCTGACTAAACTTATCCTCTTCAACAACTCCTTTTCTGGTCCAATCCCAGTAGGTTTATCAACATGTAAGTCACTGGTTCGTGTTCGAGTACAAAACAATCTGATTTCTGGGACTATTCCTATCGGCTTCGGAAACCTCCCTCTACTTCAACGTCTGGAATTGGCAAAAAACAATCTTACAGGCCAAATTCCAGACGATATAGCTTTGTCAACATCTCTTTCTTTCATTGATGTATCTTGGAACCACCTTGAATCAACCCTTCCTTCCAGCATCATTTCCCTCCCTAATCTCCAAACAATCATTGTCTCCCACAATTACTTGGCAGGCAGAATTCCTGATCAGTTTCAAGATTGCCCATTGTTATCTATGCTTGATCTTTCGAGCAACCATTTCTCTGGAAAAATTCCAGAAAGTATAGCTTCTTGTGAAAAGCTGGTAACTCTAAACCTTAGAAGCAATCAGTTCAGTGGAGAAATCCCAAAAGCACTTGCAACAATGCCCACGCTAGCCATGCTTGACTTGTCGAATAATTCTCTAGTTGGCTCAATACCGTTAAATCTCGGCACCTCACCAGCCTTGGAAATGCTGAACCTGTCATACAACAAGCTTGAAGGTCCGGTCCCTGCTAATGGTTTGTTGATAACCATAAATCCTGAGGACCTTGCAGGCAATGCTGGTCTTTGTGGTGGCATACTCCCACCGTGCTTTTCAAGTCCGATAAAAGCACCAGAGCAACCAAGGAAAATGCACATTAAACATGTTGCGGCCGGGTTTATCATCGGAGCATTGGTAATATTATCTGTTGGCATAACATTTTTTTCTGGAAGATGGGCATATCAAAGATGGTACTTATATAACAGTTTCCTCAGTGACTTGTTCGAAAAAAGCAACAATCAATGGCCCTGGAGATTGGTTGCATTTCAAAGGTTAAGTTTTACAAGTAGTGATATCCTAGCCTGTATAAAAGAATCAAACATCATCGGCATGGGAGGAACCGGTGTAGTTTATAAGGCTGAAGTCCATCGTCCACGAGCAGTGGTCGCAGTTAAGAAGCTGTGGAGATCACAGACCGATATTGAAAGCAGTGACGATCTATTTGGAGAAGTGAGTCTCCTCGGAAGACTTCGGCACCGTAACATTGTAAGATTGTTGGGGTATGTTCACAACGAGACTAATGTATTGATAGTATATGAGTACATGCCGAATGGAAATCTTGGGACAGCTTTGCACGGTAAACAAGCAGGGAAGGTGTTGGTAGACTGGGTTTCAAGGTACAACATAGCAGTTGGTATTGCACAAGGGCTGAATTATCTCCACCATGACTGCCATCCCCCAGTCATTCACCGAGATATCAAGTCAAACAACATTCTTCTTGATGCAAATCTAGAGGCAAGAATCGCGGATTTTGGACTGGCAAGGATGATGATTCATAAGAACGAAACCGTTTCAATGGTTGCTGGATCTTACGGATATATTGCTCCTGGTACGTTTCAAATCTATGATTTTATATATCAAAGCTTGTTTTCTTTGACAAAAACCCCTTTACTAATGTTCTCATTGAAACCTTTCTTATGACAGAATATGGGTACACTCTGAAGGTTGACGAAAAGATCGACATCTATAGCTTTGGTGTAGTTCTGTTAGAGCTTCTATCTGGGAAAATGCCATTAGATCCTTCTTTCGGAGAATCAGTCGATATAGTTGAGTGGACTCGAATGAAAATCAAGAAAAACAGAGTGTTCGAAGTACTGGATCCAGCCATAGGCGGTCAATGCAAAGATGTCCAAGAAGAGATGCAACTTGTCCTAAGAATTGCACTTCTTTGTACTGCAAAGCTCCCCAAGGACAGACCATCCATGAGAGACATCATTACAATGCTTGCTGAGGCAAAGCCCAGAAGGAAAAGTGTGTGTCAAAATGGAGGTCACAATTCTAGCAAAGAGGCTCCCATTTTTAGCACTTCACCTGTAACCGGGCTTATGTAACAGTTccattaaaatttctttttcaggCTAATGTTTTTCATTAATTTCTTGTTTATGTAAATTTTATTGCAACGCCAGCTCTATTGTAGGCTCAGTTGCAACCATGCAGGCAAAGACATAAATGTTCATATAAAAAAGTATCTTTAATCTTTTTTAGAATACATGATAAACTTAAAACTCGATAATACTTCGATCCCACTGCCTCTATGACAGGAAAGAGATTGCATGTACAAGTAGTACTTGTTTATAAATGTGAAGTCAAATAGATCTTGCAATAAACCTTTGTACTGATGATTACAAGACATGCATAACTAAAATCTACAGTCAGAACATTTGATACTTATCCACTATTATGTTTTGTCCCGCAATAAGTTAACAAATCAACAGATACTacagaaaagaaaggagaaataaaGGAAAGAACAAGGAACAGGAGGATAACCggaatttcaatatttttccaGCCACAAACATATGCATATACAGTCATCACCTTGGCCATGAACACTGGAAAATGTTATCTTTAGCAGATTTGAAGTTCCTACATGGATTTCCTTGGAAACAACGGATTgaggattttattttttttactaccATATCCAGAAGATGACCCTCGAGCAGTGAAAACTGGGTACTTGTTATGGatacaaatataattatacatGTTGAGCACAAAATATTCCTTAAAACATGTTTCATTTTGATAAGAACATCAAGGAAACAATTACCTGAATCATTGCTGACCTTTAAATCCAGTAAAATAAAGATACGGTTGAGAAGGAAAAATATGACACCTCTTCTCAATCCATAGAAAGGTTACCCCTCTGTACAACTACTTTCATATCCTAAGCTCAAAAGATTGAAAACCTTTTGCACAATTCGCCTTTGAGGTATGAATGTAAGAGCTGGATGTTATTTTGGTCCTATGCCGCAACATCTAGAAAGGTGGTTCCTGATGCACTCCCTTCATCAAGAAAGCTTCTAGACAACGGCTGGAAAATAATAACAGATAAAGAGACTCAGTGCTTAAATCAAGTTAGATAACTTTAAAAAGCAAATAGTCATATTTGGCATTAATATGGATTCTAATGAGAAAGTAGAAAAATGTTTCCATcacaaatttttaaaactttattaaaccaaaaataataCCAAAAGAATGAAAGTCTAGAGTATACCTCCATATAATCAACGTGCAATAAAGAAAAAGGCTCCTTCTCTCTGAGACCTCcattttcatttaatattcttTCCAAATCCTGCAAAAAGAATGAGCCAATTATGAGACTTACATTACTTGTAATTCCTGAAAAATGTACAGACACAATATGAGTCAATCCAACTCTTTAAGATGTTCTACGCTTTAACTAAAGAGTTGAATAAAAGCACCAAGCATAAAATATTAGAACATGTTTCACAACGTAGATACAAGGTATTTTGTGCAACACCTTTGCAAGCCAACATAGAAGATGGGGATCGCAGACCGATTACCCACACAAGTTTCATTATCAACTAATTGGCTATTCTAAATTTTCCAACTATAATATTACAACATAACTGGACAACAGCTTCAACAGAGCCTTAATTCAATCACCTCAACATTCCCTTACATTTCAAAGTTCCCTATATAAGTTTATAAATGCGTAATTGTAAGCAGAGACCATATAAGAGAAAAACCAAGTTCAGAAGAGCTgcatgatattttaatttaaacaatttaaaccAACCATTTTACCTTTCCAGTCAAGATTTCAAACTCAAGCAACTCTTCCACAATCTTTTCAAGAACTTGACGATTTTTCTTAAGCATTTCCCTTGCCTTTTCATATGCTAAATCGTAAATCTGCATATATAACAAGCATCATTATAGAGATTCAGTAACCAATATCATTGCCAAAATATATGGTTCTATCAAGAATCACACAGTTAAATGAATCTGTGTATCAAACTTGGCATATACCTTTTCAACTTTAGCTGCCATCTCAAACTCATGATTGTTTCCCATGCTTAAAGCTGTAACCTAATATCAATGAAGAAAAGTCCAACATAAACAATCTATTGAGCAGTTGCAGCATATATCAACAAAGCATATTATTGCAGAATTTAAATAAGAATCATGTGCAATGTTTCAGTATTTGGATCTATAAAGAAAAGAGAGTACCGCATTAGTACTATAGTAAACTGCAGGACTATCATCAGGACCCCATCCATATTGAATCACCATCCTTGTAGCTATCTATTGCAATTTTCACAAAAGTAACCCAGACATAatagttaaaatgaaaattatttcaaGTAACAAAGTTAATATGCTCAGGCACATGAAACAGTAAGAATAGGATTATATCAACCTCCTGAGCCTGCTTTAATTCTGACgcagaaagaaaattttcttctCCAAAAGGTAGCAGCAGTTGGGCAGCAATATGTGATCCAAAGCAGAATACAAGCTTCTTTTCAAGGTAAGACCTTGATTCTGCATTTCCATACATAGACCCTTCATTTCTTGCCTTGGTAATCTTTGTACATCCAATTCCCTGAAAGATAGAAACAATAAATTAGTTCTATATTCATCCTGCCCTAAACACAGGCTGATTACTGGTGTCTGTTACCAGGAAAATATGCAAGAACTATAGATTCACATATTCAGAATACAAAAAACACAACAACTGTGATGTAGACAACAGAGTTTAAATAAAAAGATGAGCTTAAAAACAATATAAACTAGGCGTGCTCCCATAGAGCTTTCCTGCGGTTCACCAGTTCCTGATCCATCCTCATGCAGGCAGAATAAAGAACCACTATTTCTGGCCTAAAGAGTAGC
It includes:
- the LOC107951841 gene encoding leucine-rich repeat receptor-like protein kinase PXL1 gives rise to the protein MEPKSCLLFFFCCIGLFLVIAEGANSIPVPNDEESTLLLMKRSLIDPLKKLEDWKAVTNAAETRLAHCNWTGVWCNSRGFVEKLDLSNMNLSGIVSDRIQGLRGLSILNLYNNSFDTSLPKSFANLTSLKSVDVSQNNFIGGFPTGLGMASGLTYVNASINNFSGFLPEDLGNATSLETLDFRGSFLEGTIPTSFKNLQKLKFLGLSGNNLTGKLPRELGQLSALETIILGYNEFVGEIPEEFGNLTNLQYLDLAVGTLSGQIPSSLGRLKQLTTVYLYKNNFTGRIPPELGNATSLVFLDLSDNQISGEIPVELAELKDLQLLNLNTNQLNGSVPVKLGELTKLEVLELWKNSFTGSLPMNLGRNSPLQWLDVSSNSLSGEIPPGLCDSGNLTKLILFNNSFSGPIPVGLSTCKSLVRVRVQNNLISGTIPIGFGNLPLLQRLELAKNNLTGQIPDDIALSTSLSFIDVSWNHLESTLPSSIISLPNLQTIIVSHNYLAGRIPDQFQDCPLLSMLDLSSNHFSGKIPESIASCEKLVTLNLRSNQFSGEIPKALATMPTLAMLDLSNNSLVGSIPLNLGTSPALEMLNLSYNKLEGPVPANGLLITINPEDLAGNAGLCGGILPPCFSSPIKAPEQPRKMHIKHVAAGFIIGALVILSVGITFFSGRWAYQRWYLYNSFLSDLFEKSNNQWPWRLVAFQRLSFTSSDILACIKESNIIGMGGTGVVYKAEVHRPRAVVAVKKLWRSQTDIESSDDLFGEVSLLGRLRHRNIVRLLGYVHNETNVLIVYEYMPNGNLGTALHGKQAGKVLVDWVSRYNIAVGIAQGLNYLHHDCHPPVIHRDIKSNNILLDANLEARIADFGLARMMIHKNETVSMVAGSYGYIAPEYGYTLKVDEKIDIYSFGVVLLELLSGKMPLDPSFGESVDIVEWTRMKIKKNRVFEVLDPAIGGQCKDVQEEMQLVLRIALLCTAKLPKDRPSMRDIITMLAEAKPRRKSVCQNGGHNSSKEAPIFSTSPVTGLM